The [Clostridium] colinum genome includes the window GCAAGAACTTTAAATTTAAAGGCTATATATTGTCCTGGTTTACCTGCTAGAGTTGCACCATATACTGCTGGTAAAATATTAAAAGATAAAATAATTGAATATATAAAAAATGATATATAGTTAAAGGTTGTAGACAAAGTCTATAACCTCTCAAAAAAATAATCTTATTATTTTTTGAGATACTGTATGAAAAAAAGCTGATTTATTCGCACAAGGGCTAAAGCCCCTATAAATCTAGCTTTTTACACAATACAAGGCAAAGCCCAGTATTGTGATTAGAATTTTTATGCAAAGCATAAAAATAAAAAAATTAATAATAAAATATTCTGTCTACAGTCTGAAGGTTGTAGACAAAGTCTACAACCTTCAATTTAAATAGTTTTATATATCCTAATTATTTTATAAAGGATTATTTTTCATATGATTAATAAGTTCATCAACTGTTGTAAACGCAATACCTGTAACAGAATCGGCACAACCATAATATATACATATTCTACCTGTATCCGCATCTGTCAAGGTTGCACAAGGGAAAGTAACGTTTGGTACATCTCCTACGCATTCATACAATTCTTCTGGTCCTAAAATATAATCTTTAGAACGCATTTTCACTTTCCACGGTTCATCTATATATAATAAAACACAACCCATACGATAAACAAATCCATTACAAGTGTTTATAACCCCGTGATAGATAAGTAACCAACCTTCATCTGTTTCTATAGGTGTTGGGCCTGGGCCTATTTTTGTTATTTGCCACGCACTTGTATCTCCTGGAACTGTACCCATAACAAATCTATGTTTACCCCAATATGTTAAATCTGGACTTTGGCTAAAGAATATGTCCCCAAAAGGTGTATGTCCTGTATCACTTGGTCTACTAACCATTGCATAGTTGCCATTTATTTTACGTGGAAATAATACTCCATTTCTATTATATGGTAAAAAGGCATTTTCTAATTGATGAAATGTTTTAAAATCTGTTGTATAAGCTAAGCCAATTGTTGGCCCGTGATAACCGTTACACCACGTGATATAATATTTACTGTCTTCGTCTATATAACATACACGTGGGTCATATCTATATTCCCTTTTTAAGATTTCTTCGTCTTCACCTTCAAATTTAATAGGCTGATGATTTATTTCCCAATTTATACCATCTTTACTAAACCCTGCAAATATATCCATACTAATAGATTTACTATCACATCTAAAAACACCTGCAAATCCATCTTTAAATGGTACTACGGCACTATTAAATACACTATTAGAAGAAGGTATTGCTCTTCTTCCTATTATAGGATTTTGGCTATATCTCCATACGGGCATTGTATATCCTTCTGGTTTTTCTTGCCATGGTATATTTGGTAATGATTTTCCAATTATTTTTGTCATTTTTTAAATCTCCTTTTTAAATTTAAATTTTTCTTCTGAAATAGATTTATGTATATAATTAATATTATGTTCATTATTTTCAAATTTTATTTCACATAAATTATATTTATCTTCTAAATAATCATTAGTTTCGCCATCATCATAATAATATAATGTTTTAGCGTTATCTCCATACACCTTAAATGTTACTTCATTAGGTCTATATTTAGTATTTTTATATTCTTTTTCATAAATTGGTATTATTGCTCCTTCTTTTACAAATACTAAAATTTCTTCTAACTCACATTGTAAATTATAAAATTTTCCACCTTCAAACTTTTTATTTGTAAAATAGTTATACCAATTACCTTTTGGTAAATACACAAGTTTTCTTTTTTCCCCTTCATATACAACTGGAGCAATTAGCATAAAGTTTCCAAACATAAATTGTTCTTTTAAATCTAAAACATTTATATCTTTTTCAAATTCCATAACCATAGGTCTAAATATAGGAAGCCCTAGCTTATGTGATTGATAATATAAATTATATAAATAAGGCATAAGCTCATATCTAAGTTTTATAAATTTTTTAGCTATATCTTCTGCTCTTTTGCCAAAAGCCCACGGCTCTTGTCTTCTTGTATACATATTAGAATGATTTCTAAATATCGGTAAAAATGTTCCTAGCTGGTTCCACCTTATAAATAGCTCTTCTGTGCTATCTAACCCAAAGCCAGATACATCATTACCTACAAAAGAAAATCCACTAACCCCAAGGTTACAATTCATTGTAATAGACATTCTAAGCTGTTGCCAAAGGCTCATATTATCTCCTGTCCATACAGAAGAATATCTTTGTCCCCCTGCATATGTGGCTCTTGTCATAGAAAATCCTCTTTTATTAGGCGCTAGCTCTTTTTGTGCCTCACAAGATGCTCGGCTCATTTCAAACCCGTATCTATTGTGAAATTCTTTATGCTCAATAACTCCATAATCACTGTTATGCAAGCAACTTTCTAACATAGTTTTATAATCATTGTTAAACACACAAGGCTCGTTCATATCATTCCATATTCCATCTATGCTGTATTTATTAATAAATTGTTTTAATTCATCTTTCCACCATTTTCTACATTGTTCATTAGAAAAATCTGGAAAAGCACTATCATTAGGCCAAACTGCCCCAACAAAAACTTTACCATCTAATGTTTTAGTAAAATGTCCGCCTTCTAACCCTCTTTTATATACACCATAATTTTCATCTACCTTAACCCCTGGGTCTAATATTGTTATTGTTTTTATCCCTTTTTCCTTAAAGCTAGATATAGTATCCCCTATTCCATCAAATTCTGGAGATTTAAAGGTCATTACTCTAAACCCATCCATATAATCTATGTCTAAATAAACTACATCTATTGGTATATCTTTTCTTTCAAAAGTATTTATTAATTCTTCTACCTCTTGTTTAGAAAAATAACTAAATCTACAT containing:
- a CDS encoding glycoside hydrolase family 130 protein, with translation MTKIIGKSLPNIPWQEKPEGYTMPVWRYSQNPIIGRRAIPSSNSVFNSAVVPFKDGFAGVFRCDSKSISMDIFAGFSKDGINWEINHQPIKFEGEDEEILKREYRYDPRVCYIDEDSKYYITWCNGYHGPTIGLAYTTDFKTFHQLENAFLPYNRNGVLFPRKINGNYAMVSRPSDTGHTPFGDIFFSQSPDLTYWGKHRFVMGTVPGDTSAWQITKIGPGPTPIETDEGWLLIYHGVINTCNGFVYRMGCVLLYIDEPWKVKMRSKDYILGPEELYECVGDVPNVTFPCATLTDADTGRICIYYGCADSVTGIAFTTVDELINHMKNNPL
- a CDS encoding glycoside hydrolase family 31 protein, which produces MEQLKYREILNQQFKSYTGKPIKFKKYDIYENNVYIDFTNCMITLSFYEEGIVKIFISDKYEQAKPTGAVCYNKIYKDISLDIEENNIIIKCEEGYVYLDKYTTEITFLDLNKNIICKDFQPSFIDENGHIFVTKQNDALAYYGFGEKGGELNKKGCYIENYNTDDPETDDNSIMYYKTIPFYVALKQNSTYGIFFDNSFRSYFDMGKSYKDRIFFGANGGQIQYYFIFGKNIKYVIRRYTLLTGRMDMPPLWSLGYQQCRFSYFSKQEVEELINTFERKDIPIDVVYLDIDYMDGFRVMTFKSPEFDGIGDTISSFKEKGIKTITILDPGVKVDENYGVYKRGLEGGHFTKTLDGKVFVGAVWPNDSAFPDFSNEQCRKWWKDELKQFINKYSIDGIWNDMNEPCVFNNDYKTMLESCLHNSDYGVIEHKEFHNRYGFEMSRASCEAQKELAPNKRGFSMTRATYAGGQRYSSVWTGDNMSLWQQLRMSITMNCNLGVSGFSFVGNDVSGFGLDSTEELFIRWNQLGTFLPIFRNHSNMYTRRQEPWAFGKRAEDIAKKFIKLRYELMPYLYNLYYQSHKLGLPIFRPMVMEFEKDINVLDLKEQFMFGNFMLIAPVVYEGEKRKLVYLPKGNWYNYFTNKKFEGGKFYNLQCELEEILVFVKEGAIIPIYEKEYKNTKYRPNEVTFKVYGDNAKTLYYYDDGETNDYLEDKYNLCEIKFENNEHNINYIHKSISEEKFKFKKEI